One part of the Desulfovibrio sp. genome encodes these proteins:
- a CDS encoding TIGR02186 family protein: MRCKAILRFVSAAALVLSLGSATTAQAGDAVELTIKPDNIDISASYRGTVLHVEGLAPKGSEIVARFTGAPADLALRQKGKVFNLLWMNLGTVHLQHVPTVFLVTSSQPLARVHGDELGLAAVHNGIKVQEQMANDLDLAAELIKLKQQDGLYRETTGGITTAENGRFSADLRIPSRLSPGTYAVEIFALNEGSIAGSVSAPVSVKLVGMPAWIDDMAKNSSLLYGILSTLVAIFGGLAIGLLCQSKGGAH; encoded by the coding sequence ATGCGCTGTAAGGCAATTTTACGTTTTGTTTCTGCGGCGGCGCTGGTTTTGTCGCTGGGCAGCGCCACCACGGCGCAGGCTGGTGATGCGGTCGAGCTCACCATCAAACCAGACAACATAGACATTTCTGCCTCATATCGGGGCACGGTGCTGCACGTTGAAGGCCTGGCCCCCAAGGGCAGCGAAATCGTGGCCCGCTTTACGGGCGCTCCTGCCGACCTGGCCCTGCGCCAGAAGGGAAAAGTCTTTAACCTGTTGTGGATGAACCTTGGCACGGTGCACCTGCAACACGTACCAACTGTCTTTCTGGTGACCTCATCCCAGCCTCTGGCCCGGGTTCACGGCGACGAACTGGGACTGGCCGCCGTACACAACGGCATAAAGGTTCAGGAACAAATGGCGAACGACCTCGACCTTGCCGCCGAGCTCATAAAACTGAAGCAGCAGGACGGCCTGTACCGAGAAACTACCGGGGGCATTACAACAGCAGAAAACGGCCGTTTTTCCGCTGATCTGCGCATTCCCTCGCGGCTGTCGCCCGGCACATACGCGGTTGAGATATTTGCCCTGAACGAAGGCTCCATTGCGGGCAGCGTATCTGCCCCAGTGAGCGTAAAGCTTGTGGGCATGCCCGCATGGATAGACGACATGGCCAAAAACAGCAGCCTGCTCTACGGCATCTTGTCCACCCTGGTGGCAATCTTTGGTGGTCTGGCCATCGGCCTGCTCTGCCAGAGCAAGGGCGGCGCGCATTAG